The Astatotilapia calliptera chromosome 22, fAstCal1.2, whole genome shotgun sequence region CATTAACACCACATTATCAGCTTGCATGCTTTGATCCATATGAACCTTGCTATTAGGAGCTTAAGTCAGCTCTTTTCACTTCCCTATAGTCAGGATGACTGCAGCCAGCTGAGTCTAACTCCACATCCCTGATAGGCTGTTTGGGCCGAGAGCAGTTTGTGCAAactttggtgaaaaaaaaatagagttcATTGAACTGTAGTAGCTGTCTGCTTTTGCCTGGAGGAAAGTCATGAAGTGTGTAAACTTAGACTGGGTCTTATGATTACTAACCCAGCAGTTTGTCACTGTGCAAACATACCGAGTCTCCTTCACAGtgccctcctgctgctgctgttcctgCTCCTCACTAACAATGATCACAACACCATTACTGACTTTAGGCCGTACTTGACACAGTTTGCTCTGGAAACCACGGTGAAGCTCTATAGATGGCTTTAAgaactttttttgtaatattaaaaaaggGGGAGTATCAATTAAACACCTTACCAAACTTTAGCTTCTCGTTTATCCATGAGAGAACAGAAGAAAGAGCCTAGCCACTGAGATTTAAACCCTAATGCCTGATTTGCGTTGCTGCTGCGCTCTGCCTATACTCTCATTTTTCACAGCCACTCATGGTCTTCACAGGTATATACACccaaagtttttccacagagtcTTATGTTTTCACTGTATGCAGACCAATGCctgaaaagaaaatcagcacCGCCAAGTCTTTGGCCACGGTCCTCAGACGGAGAAGGTTGTAGTGGCCACTCTGGGTCAGGGACAAGATGGGATGAAGAGCTCAGTCATTCAAGAGCTGAAcatcccaccgggaggaggccccggggcagacacaggacacgctggagagattaaatctctcagctggcctgggaacgcatcggtgttcccctggataagctggaggaggtggctgggcagagggaggtctgggcatgcttgcttaggctgctgcctccACGATCCAGCCCAAGATAAGCCAAACAAAatgcatggatggatttttattttgttttagtttgttttctgcttaaaagaacattttcacTGGTGGAATATGAACCACGGTCCACTGTGCTCTTTATTCATTTCACAAGTCTGACAGGGAATCTGAGAATGTGTCACCCTGCAGCACAAAACTGGCTTGACCTCAATCACGAAGCCCTGATAATGTTTTTCGCCTGCTGTCTCGGGGTAGAACTTTCATGTATTTTGTATGATACATTTTCCCTTTCATATGCATCTGATGGCTTTATAAAAAAAGATGCATGATGCGAGTTTTATTCTGGACATAAAACCAGATTTAACGCTACAAAAAACTCGTCAGGTCACGATTAAGTTTGGTCTGTTAAATCCCAGATTTATGCTTTTGTAAAATCAGGTGATGActctgaacttttctttttaaacaatgttctcttattttctttctgcagtAGTTTTAATGATGTTTCCACATTTTTGAACCCATAAAAGACAaataacacaaagcaaagagcTACTTTGGTGTGCTGTAGTCTTTTCACAGTCTGGGTTTTGTGAAGTCTGAAATATGCACAACATAAACCTGAAACAAAGAGCCATCATTCCTGCACGACTgtcattcaaatcaaatcactatTTAGGTTTCTGCACAAGAACACTTGGGCCTGCGCGCAGTAATGTTGTGGGAGGGGTTCGTCCTGTTAAGGCTCCGTTCAGGACTGAAAGAGTCATGAATCTGAAAATATGATGAGGTCACAGCATAATTAAACCTCAAAGAGCTTCAGCTGACTGGTGCGGCAGTGAGTGGctgtaggtgtcctttggtGTGTGGACGGCACAGCTGGCATATCCTGACATAATGACTATCAGCACACATGCAGCTGACTGGACGTTGTGCGCATTTagtgtgatggaaaaatgaaactcgagttgttttgtttattatcttACAAACTTTCATTCATTaagactgttattgtgatttcgcgcaatataaataaaagtgattgAATTTAATAAAGTGAGTTATTCAGTATTTTGCCGGATGCACGCACAGAAATCAGACACACGTCCGAGACCACTTAAACAATAAGCTTTCCTCATCTGCCCACGCTTCAGTAACCACGCGGCCTTCAGGtgtgatgagtgtgtgtgcaggtaCTCACTCATTCTCGAGCAGGGTCATGCACACCACCTCCCTGACCCCCGGGTTGTTAGCCTTGTCGCACGAGCAGCCCTGCAGGCTCCAGGTGGCCACGCGCACTACGGACTTCCCGTCCCGGAGCCCCAGCGGGCGATCCACCTTCGGCCGCACAGAGACGATCTGGGTCGGGCCTCCAGGTGGGAGGTCCAAGTCGTCGCTGCCCAGACTAAAGGAAGAGGGGCTTGGGTGACACTTGGTGGTGCCGGGGAGCCCTGCGTTCGTGTTGGTGGAGGGTGCCCGGGAGCGCTCCACGAAAACTTGGAACCGGATTTTGTCGAGCAGCGAGCTGTTGATGTGCTTCACCTTTACCAGGTCCTCGATGCTTTTAAATGGGCCGTGCTCCGCGCGATACGAAACCACGTTCTTTGCAATCGTTTCCGTGATACCGCGAATACTCATGAGCTGCGCCGGGGTGGCGGTGTTGATGTTCATCCCGGTGTAGAACTGAGAGTCCAAGTCTTTGCGCAGTGACGACGGAGAGTGCTGGGAAGAACTGGTCCTGCTAGAAACGCAGATTTCCAGTTTGATCACCTCCAGCTTGGTGGCCCCGACCCCGCTTACCAGCGCCAGGTCCTCCACCTTTTTAAAGCCACCGATACAGTCCCGGTACTGCACGATATTCCGCGCAACTGTGCGATTAACTCCCGGCAGAGTCATGAGCTCCTCCTCGGTGGCGATGTTAATGTTCAGCCGCTCTTGATTCACCAAAATGTGGCTGAAATTGCAGGCGGCGCTGAATTTGCGCTTGCCGCAGCTGAAATCAGTGGGGTCTTTGGGGATGGAGCGGTGGCAACCCAGACTCCCACCCATGGCTAGGATCGGTGCAGTGGACAGGCAGAGGCCCGCGCCAGAGAGTACGTTCTGAAACACGGCGGTTACACGGCAGCATTCATTAAAGATAATATTGGACATACGCACCACCCGAGCCTGCGCTCAGCCCTGGTTCATGCCGCACACAGCAGTCCTCCGAGTCACAAGCGACAGATCAGAGCAGGCAAACTTTGCCCTATGGTATTGCGCAGTGTGACCGCCCACGGGTCAGCCTCCACCTCACTCGCCTTTGATCACATCAATACAAATCGTTGGTGGAGAAGTCTGTCAAGCGCCCAGCTCCACACCGCCGCACACCGGAGTACTTGTcagacttcaaaataaaagcaagccATCAGCGTCACTGGTTCAAATCAATCATCAGCTCCAATGACAAGtgaacacataaatacacagtgtAGGAATAACCAACAGATACATTAACGCGGCTTAATAatgattttctttcacatttaataatttatattttgtgaGATTTTGTCTAATCAGGATTTGGCCCGATGaaataaaactatttacttGTAGTTTTACTTTTACACTGTGTAACGTCAATcgtttctaaaaacaaaaaacaaaaacataggaATAGCTCAGCCATGTTATCATAACACTCATTACATTTAGAAATATTGTTTTGTAGTTTGAAGCCGGGAGGTTTTACCTGGCGTTTGgcgtttattttgaaatgtctggtttGTTGTTTCAACCGTTAACAGTAGGGGGCGTGTCTTTCTATGTGATATCtaaatgttttctgtcactgAGGAAGAGGATCTGATAATATACATACATGTAAATTGTTTTAAGGGCTGCAGCCAAACgtagatttggttttatttaggattaatcatttatttttcaccgTCGAGCTCTGCTTTTCTGAACACAGTACAGAAATGTTGCTGTTGCAGCTCAGTGCAGGATTTTTTCTTGACTTCataattgtattatttttaagttattcCAAAGTGAAATGAATATTAAATGCTGTTTTACACAAAAAGATTCTGAGAGGTGTGATATGAAGTTTTCAAGATCATTTGTGTCACAATATTACAATTATAACCTCCTGAGCTAACCTATGCTGGATACATTCAAGCTGTTTGTCACATACCACATCTCCAGAGTGCTCCACTCatggttttctctctctcttgttctcCTTAGAAAAACGATGTAACCTCCAAAATGTGACCAAATCACTAGTTTTTGCAGTTATTGTTGAGGCAGTTACAATGCAACACCCCTCTGTGTGTAGGACTTAATAATCGTCATAATAATAGTAATGGTAGGATTCTGTAGTGTGTGTTATGCTTGGCTAAAATCTTTATTATTCTAGTTGAGTTGTGGCATGTATCGCCTCCAGCGCTGCACAGAGATCCTTGTACCAGATCAATCAGCTCAGCGGTGAAACAACAGTTATTATATTTTCTGGCTActtgttaaaccattttttagTTAGTAAAAATATTCTCACCAAAATATCCCCCAAAGCTGTCCCCATTCAAGTGATTGAATGGACTCGGTCCGACTTCTGAACTAACAGAGTGGGAAAAGAAGATGAACATTTGTCGTCTTCATAATTATTGTCAGCGTTTCTTCACTTTTCTACTTGTGCAGCTTTCCATTTGCCTCTTCTCCAGCACAGCGCTCTTGTCAGGTCATCCTGCTCAAACACACGAGGCATTATTAGGTGATGGAGACCTGCTGTGCTGGTCAGCCTCCCCTGACACCACACTCTGAACTTCCTTCTCCATCCCTCCCCTGCTGCTGAGCTGCAAACCACACCCCATCGCAGAGAGGATGCCACTTTAGTGCCCAGTGTTTGTTCATCAATGACTTTTGGAAGCTCTTTTTCATCTTGTGCCTAGGACTCACATTTATTCGCTTAATCCCTCTGATATGACATTTGCTCCTGATGTTATGAGACATTTACCTGACAGTTCATGAGCCCTAAATTATAGTTTGtttcataaatttaaaaaaccttACAGTCGACAGGACACAGCACTTCATGATTAAGTGGATTCTACAACATAACAGTGAGAAGTAAACATTTGTGTGCTGTAGGCCTTCTATTAAAAACTATCAGCACTTCTCACAGCAGCATTACTGTACATTAATATAAAGTGTATTAAAAACAAGATATTTATTCAAATGTATAAAAACCTCTTGTAAATAAGCTGATTTGAATTCATTCAAACACAATTATAACATGTTTGGTGTTTGAATCTGTGGTCGAGCACAGAGCGCTTCTGTCACGACTGACTGTATGTTTGCCAACATCTGGGGTCGTCCTGTGTCCAAACTGACTGTATGGTCAGTTTACTGGGAGATGACCTCCCGTCTGCCAGCCACaggaacacacagacagacagagatcaTTACTACAGAGAATCTTTCCCGTGGATTATATATGAAGGTCAAATAAACTTCATCACAGttgttttaaatatgatttGCCAATGCCACGATACCGCTCTTGTTCAAACTGTTTATTcactaaataaacagaacaaaaatagtttaaagaatttttttcaaataaagagGATTTCATTATCTGCAGTTTATAATGCAGGTTAAATAAAAGAGGTGCTACATCGAAAACAAATCAGTATGTCCAGAGATTATGGATACagatcccaaaaagttgattctgttcatctgctcGTAGcgctttcagtgggagaaacatacCTTAAGTGATCCTTTGGTTATGAATTTTCAAACAAAGTATAGCCGACTAAAGCATCTCTATCCTGAGACCAGCTGGAACTCAGATAGGTTTTAATCTGATTTAGCTTACTGAAAACTCGCAGCACCTCCAACAGTAGCAAATGAATCAAGTCTGTTGTCTCTAAACATCCAAACATCcataaaatattcagttttattaacaaggaaataaacaaaccaaaagcaGGAGCCGCTCACTGACCTAACAGCGCTGCCACGCTCACACAGGTAGCTGAGAAATGACATTTTCATAAACGTGCATCTCACAAATGTCATGGTCGCCTTTTCCCACAGACACAGACCGACTGTTAAACCTGTGAAAGCTGATTTAAGGAAAGATTCCTTCTGCTTTACCCTCCAAGATAAACAGTTAATTTTGCTGTTTGGCTGCAGtctaaaaacaaagcaagaccAAAGTCACACATCATAACACAATGAAAACAGCAAAGCACACGAGTCTGTTATTATCCATCGTCCTAAGTAAACGTACATCAGCCCAAAGACGACTGCTAAAATAATTCAGCCATAATGACTTTTCACACATGATCATCAGAATTAAGAGTTTAACGAAGTCCTTTTAAAGGTGACGTTGAGCTCAGTGCTTCACTGTTGCCTTTAAACAtttacatccacacatgtgggggacaaaaaagaagattttttatttaacacaaaaaggggtaaaacacacaaaacctaacTGAAGCTAGCATAATGAAGTCCACAGAGTCCAGCTTTTGTTTGTCAGTAAGAAAGATAAACTCAAGGCTACATACAGTCGATAAATCACTCAAATGTCTCTTTGGAAAACTGTCGTGTGACTCCATCTGGACAGAGATTGATTAACACTATTTTAGGTCTGATCAGTAAATTGGCTCTTTTTAAAAGAAGTTTGTTTCTTCATTGAAcgtaatgctgggctcagatctaccccccggcccaatccctctttgtcccccataaaccccccaccagagcggccaaaggttcgccatcgagccccaccctcaacagagcaatcgaagtcacattgcccagcctcgccctccttagttcctcttcatgccctgtctccgcagtctgatgtgtgaagggtccgggctgcgaggattatggcagtggtgacttttcccaggagaagctgggaccctgtttaccagaaggttttaaaatctctgtacttttaggtgacaggagacatgtggcctggtcaaaacacagagagctgcactctaaaagatctttaaacatagtaaacataccttgtgtgccacagactgctcccaaacacgaggggacaagtaatacctctaaaacacttaagttggctttattaaacattagatctctagctgggaaaacatttttaattaatgatttaatcactgagcacagccttgattttatgtttttaactgaaacttggttggaccaaagtaacagtggagctgttctcatcgagacgacccctcctaactacagttttatcagtgaggccagggtgagcaggagaggaggaggggttgctgtcttatttaatgaatcatttcaatgtaagcagctatctcctggaagttttcag contains the following coding sequences:
- the eepd1 gene encoding endonuclease/exonuclease/phosphatase family domain-containing protein 1, with the protein product MSNIIFNECCRVTAVFQNVLSGAGLCLSTAPILAMGGSLGCHRSIPKDPTDFSCGKRKFSAACNFSHILVNQERLNINIATEEELMTLPGVNRTVARNIVQYRDCIGGFKKVEDLALVSGVGATKLEVIKLEICVSSRTSSSQHSPSSLRKDLDSQFYTGMNINTATPAQLMSIRGITETIAKNVVSYRAEHGPFKSIEDLVKVKHINSSLLDKIRFQVFVERSRAPSTNTNAGLPGTTKCHPSPSSFSLGSDDLDLPPGGPTQIVSVRPKVDRPLGLRDGKSVVRVATWSLQGCSCDKANNPGVREVVCMTLLENDIKLLAVQDLLEHEAIDKFCAELNQGTLASLQKWKWPRGLWKSVVSEKPTGRSSKGVSYSGFLWDSSSGIDLKDALVLESPAVNGNGSHVHHPLYVAHFLIGSFELTVVNVHMQAPASPEQSGGKNQNSDEAKCQRLPPSIQGTLKGEKDLLVLGNFGCSPQSSELDTLRKEKFCALIPSTQFTNITTCSPQGTRCVDNIWVSRSLQKIYSGHCMVVREGLTNPWIPDNWSWGGVASDHCPVFAEFYADLPPKELSGPGMAVVDRGDILPKHER